A window of the candidate division KSB1 bacterium genome harbors these coding sequences:
- a CDS encoding carboxypeptidase-like regulatory domain-containing protein: MNRSASTADRRLRCRPVTGGRSSGFWLRQLWASVLVVHLPSAVFGGPPPSHAGRFAVSGKVRDASTGQPLPLVNVFIAQSTIGAASDSNGSFLIRRIPEGQFELVASRIGYRAESVLLRMPQDDGRVVEFSLEPTVIEVPPIEVRAEDLDQWRADLEHFCRAFLGTSANARQSEILNPEVLEFTRDQQGKVLQASAGAPLEIINRGLGYRIHALLISFSVRGDASHYQTKTQFTELEPSGPEEARTWQQNRLRAYRGSFRHFLKALVNGTTKEEGFSVWRTPKLYSYRQSSYDSRSKQVQLFSPGEDGFTVRLHFPGFLKVVYILEPDEFSQRSYQVSLIKLARDTVLVNLAGYAPEPADLVRYGRWSHDRLAEQLPFDYGPPR, encoded by the coding sequence GTGAACAGGTCGGCTTCCACGGCGGACCGTCGGCTAAGGTGCAGGCCGGTGACTGGCGGGCGCTCTTCTGGCTTCTGGCTGCGGCAGCTCTGGGCAAGCGTGTTAGTTGTGCACCTGCCCTCTGCAGTCTTCGGCGGGCCACCTCCGAGCCATGCCGGTCGCTTTGCCGTTTCCGGCAAGGTGAGAGATGCTTCCACCGGACAGCCGCTCCCTCTGGTGAACGTATTCATAGCGCAGAGCACGATCGGGGCCGCCAGCGACAGCAACGGCTCCTTCCTCATCCGGAGGATACCGGAGGGGCAGTTCGAGCTGGTCGCCTCGCGCATCGGCTACCGCGCCGAATCTGTCCTGCTGCGCATGCCCCAGGACGACGGCAGGGTTGTCGAGTTCTCCTTGGAGCCGACGGTGATAGAAGTGCCGCCCATAGAAGTGCGCGCCGAAGACCTGGATCAGTGGCGGGCAGATTTGGAGCACTTTTGCCGTGCCTTCTTGGGAACAAGCGCCAATGCCAGGCAGAGCGAGATTCTCAACCCAGAGGTGCTGGAGTTCACCAGGGACCAGCAGGGCAAGGTGCTGCAGGCCTCTGCCGGCGCACCGTTGGAAATCATCAATCGGGGTTTGGGTTACCGGATCCATGCCCTGCTCATCTCATTCTCCGTGCGTGGTGATGCCTCTCACTACCAGACAAAGACACAGTTCACTGAGCTGGAGCCTTCCGGCCCAGAAGAGGCGCGAACCTGGCAACAGAACCGTTTGCGCGCCTACCGCGGTTCGTTTCGCCACTTCCTGAAGGCGCTGGTCAACGGCACCACCAAGGAGGAGGGCTTTTCGGTGTGGCGGACGCCGAAACTGTACAGCTACCGGCAGAGCAGCTATGACAGCAGGTCCAAGCAGGTGCAGCTCTTCTCACCTGGCGAGGACGGGTTCACGGTGAGGCTGCACTTTCCTGGGTTTCTCAAAGTGGTCTACATCTTGGAACCCGATGAGTTTAGTCAAAGGAGCTATCAGGTGTCGCTCATCAAGTTAGCCCGCGACACGGTGCTGGTGAACTTGGCGGGGTATGCGCCGGAGCCTGCTGACTTAGTGCGCTACGGGCGTTGGTCGCACGATAGGCTCGCCGAGCAACTGCCTTTCGATTACGGGCCGCCACGGTGA
- the thyX gene encoding FAD-dependent thymidylate synthase, which yields MVQAVLDHGFVRLVDFMGGDQAVVRAARVSVGQESKGELKDRQLIDYLLSHRHETPFEHSVFTFHIKCPIFVARQWFRHRMASYNEISGRYTRLEHEFYVPERLRKERGLDYQFELLPEEANRPLRQEMVEHYQRSYALYQRLLAQGVAKEHARIVLPLALYTQFYWTVNARSLMNFLILRAERHAQEEIRAYAEAIMRIFAEKMPWSYEAFRKYYLPSHQAAE from the coding sequence ATGGTGCAGGCGGTCCTGGATCATGGTTTTGTGCGCCTGGTGGACTTTATGGGTGGCGACCAGGCGGTGGTGCGGGCAGCGCGCGTCTCCGTGGGGCAAGAGAGCAAAGGTGAGCTCAAGGACCGTCAGCTCATCGACTATCTCCTCAGCCACCGCCACGAGACGCCGTTCGAGCACAGTGTCTTCACCTTTCACATCAAGTGCCCCATCTTCGTGGCCAGGCAATGGTTCCGTCACCGAATGGCCAGCTACAACGAGATCTCCGGCCGCTACACGCGCCTTGAGCACGAGTTCTACGTCCCCGAACGGCTGCGCAAGGAGAGAGGTCTCGACTATCAGTTCGAGCTCTTGCCAGAAGAGGCCAACCGGCCGCTGCGGCAGGAGATGGTGGAGCACTACCAGCGGAGCTATGCCCTCTACCAGAGGCTGCTCGCGCAAGGTGTGGCCAAGGAGCATGCCCGCATTGTCTTGCCCTTGGCCCTTTACACGCAGTTTTACTGGACGGTAAACGCCCGCTCGCTCATGAACTTTCTCATCCTGCGGGCGGAGCGCCACGCTCAAGAGGAAATTCGCGCCTACGCCGAGGCCATCATGCGCATCTTTGCAGAGAAGATGCCATGGTCCTACGAGGCGTTTCGCAAGTACTATCTCCCGTCGCATCAGGCGGCGGAATAG
- the mscL gene encoding large conductance mechanosensitive channel protein MscL → MLQEFKKFIMRGNVVAMAEGIVVGAAFGTIVKSFVEDILMPPIGLLLGKVDFTNLYVVLCKGTSTNPYASLAAANQAGAATFNYGVFITTLINFLIIGFALFLVVKGVNALRAKEEAPPLAPTTKECPECLSVIPLKAMRCAHCGIGLQ, encoded by the coding sequence ATGTTGCAAGAGTTCAAGAAGTTCATTATGCGTGGCAACGTGGTGGCTATGGCGGAAGGGATCGTCGTGGGAGCCGCGTTTGGCACCATCGTCAAGTCCTTTGTCGAGGATATTCTCATGCCACCCATCGGCCTGCTCCTTGGCAAAGTGGACTTTACCAACTTGTACGTTGTGCTCTGCAAAGGAACCAGTACCAATCCTTACGCCAGCCTTGCGGCGGCAAATCAGGCCGGAGCTGCCACCTTCAACTATGGAGTCTTCATTACCACATTGATCAATTTCTTGATAATCGGGTTTGCGCTCTTCCTGGTGGTGAAAGGGGTCAACGCCTTGCGGGCAAAAGAGGAGGCGCCTCCCCTGGCGCCCACAACCAAGGAGTGCCCGGAATGCCTGTCGGTGATCCCCCTCAAGGCAATGCGTTGTGCACACTGTGGCATCGGGCTCCAGTGA
- a CDS encoding HIT family protein translates to MAECVFCEIVAGSRPASVVHRDQQCWAFLDIRPVNPGHVLVIPAQHASGLADLDPEAGAQMFRVAQKVARALRASGLRCEGVNLHLADGRAAGQEVFHVHLHVVPRYRGDGFGLRFGPDYGRLAPRAKLDAIAASLQAALHSGR, encoded by the coding sequence ATGGCGGAATGCGTCTTTTGTGAGATTGTGGCTGGAAGTAGACCGGCCAGCGTGGTGCATCGCGACCAACAGTGTTGGGCATTCCTGGACATCCGGCCGGTGAACCCGGGACATGTGCTGGTTATCCCGGCCCAGCACGCGTCGGGCCTGGCCGACCTGGACCCGGAGGCGGGCGCGCAGATGTTTCGCGTGGCGCAAAAGGTGGCGCGCGCCCTGCGCGCCAGTGGCCTGCGCTGCGAAGGGGTCAATCTGCACCTGGCCGATGGCCGAGCTGCAGGTCAAGAGGTTTTTCACGTGCATCTGCACGTGGTCCCCAGGTACCGGGGGGATGGCTTTGGTTTGCGCTTCGGCCCGGACTATGGCCGGCTGGCACCACGCGCGAAGTTGGATGCCATCGCCGCCTCGTTGCAAGCCGCCCTCCACTCTGGCCGGTAG
- a CDS encoding response regulator, producing the protein MEKLKVLCVDDQREVLAALRKDLEPLTSVCAIVECESAAEAEEVLAEMERRGDHLALIICDHIMPGKNGIDLLAELTQAGRFPNTKKMLLTGLATHEDTIYAINEAHIDRYVEKPWDASQLQQSVKILLTTYLVRSGLEYQPYLELLDRASVG; encoded by the coding sequence ATGGAGAAGCTAAAGGTGCTATGCGTTGACGATCAGCGTGAGGTGTTGGCTGCCTTGCGCAAGGACCTGGAGCCGCTTACCTCGGTGTGTGCCATCGTTGAATGCGAATCGGCCGCCGAAGCCGAGGAGGTGCTGGCGGAGATGGAACGACGGGGCGACCACCTCGCTTTGATCATCTGCGACCACATCATGCCCGGCAAGAACGGCATCGACCTGCTGGCAGAGTTAACCCAGGCCGGCCGCTTTCCCAACACGAAGAAAATGCTTCTCACCGGTTTGGCCACGCACGAGGACACCATCTACGCCATCAACGAGGCGCACATCGACCGCTATGTGGAAAAACCGTGGGATGCGAGCCAGTTGCAGCAATCGGTGAAGATTCTGCTCACCACCTACTTAGTGCGCTCGGGCCTGGAGTACCAGCCGTATCTCGAACTGCTTGACAGAGCAAGCGTGGGCTGA
- a CDS encoding beta-lactamase family protein has product MKRFILLALLCAATAFPQTAKEGSVDAKLTLLQKWVQELSEYYHLPGVAVGIVHDQELIYAKGFGYADLGTKAPVTPRTLFRVASITKLFTATAIMQLRDAGKLALDDPVQKHLPWFAIQGQQPGWPPVTIRQLLTHTSGLPREAAFPYWTDHVFPTREQVMAALPNQEMVYQPESRWKYSNLGMALLGEVVAAASGTSYAEYVEEHILRPLDMRATRVEVAATTTGLATGYLRHMEGRQREVAPFTDSRGLTAAANLATNIEDMARFCSLQFRYDDLSPSAVVKGSTLREMHRVHWLRPDWQSGYGLGCSVRRAGSRTLVGHAGWVAGFRSQVIFSPEEKLAAIVFINTEDFDPGAIATKALEVVAPALAAEEAPPAPPAFDSTWVRFVGSYQDPTHWRTDVLILDGRLYLYGYSYPPEDDPAEALVELQPVGKDRFRRSSDGEPVVFEVDRTGAVKRIKVAENYLYPAR; this is encoded by the coding sequence ATGAAGAGATTCATCCTCCTGGCACTGCTCTGTGCCGCAACCGCCTTCCCGCAGACGGCAAAGGAGGGGAGTGTTGATGCGAAGCTGACTCTTCTTCAGAAGTGGGTCCAGGAGCTCAGCGAGTACTACCACTTGCCCGGCGTGGCGGTGGGAATCGTGCACGACCAGGAGTTGATCTACGCCAAGGGGTTCGGCTACGCCGATCTCGGCACGAAAGCACCGGTTACCCCACGGACGCTGTTCCGCGTTGCCTCAATCACCAAGTTGTTCACCGCCACGGCCATTATGCAACTACGCGACGCAGGGAAACTCGCCCTCGATGATCCGGTGCAAAAGCATCTGCCGTGGTTTGCCATTCAGGGCCAGCAGCCAGGATGGCCACCGGTGACCATTCGCCAGCTCCTCACCCACACCTCTGGGCTTCCCCGGGAGGCAGCCTTCCCATACTGGACCGACCACGTCTTTCCGACTAGGGAGCAGGTGATGGCTGCCTTGCCTAACCAGGAGATGGTCTATCAGCCGGAGAGCCGCTGGAAATATTCGAACTTGGGGATGGCGCTTCTTGGCGAGGTAGTCGCCGCGGCAAGCGGCACAAGCTATGCCGAGTACGTGGAGGAACACATTCTGCGCCCGTTGGACATGCGGGCGACGCGCGTGGAAGTGGCGGCCACCACCACAGGTTTGGCCACCGGCTACCTGCGCCACATGGAAGGGCGGCAACGGGAGGTTGCCCCATTCACCGATTCGCGTGGGCTCACGGCGGCCGCGAACCTCGCCACCAACATCGAGGACATGGCACGTTTTTGTTCCTTGCAGTTCAGGTACGACGACTTGTCGCCTTCTGCAGTGGTCAAGGGGAGCACGTTGCGGGAGATGCATCGTGTGCACTGGCTGCGTCCCGATTGGCAGAGCGGCTATGGCCTCGGCTGCAGCGTGCGGCGTGCCGGATCCAGGACGTTGGTCGGCCACGCTGGGTGGGTGGCCGGCTTCCGCTCGCAGGTCATTTTCTCCCCGGAGGAGAAGTTAGCGGCGATTGTCTTCATCAACACCGAAGACTTTGACCCTGGCGCCATCGCCACCAAGGCGCTGGAGGTGGTGGCACCGGCCCTGGCGGCTGAGGAAGCTCCTCCGGCCCCGCCAGCTTTCGACTCCACCTGGGTGCGCTTTGTGGGCAGTTACCAGGACCCCACCCATTGGCGGACCGACGTGCTCATTCTCGACGGGCGGCTCTACCTCTACGGGTACAGCTATCCGCCGGAAGACGATCCTGCAGAGGCTTTGGTGGAACTCCAGCCAGTGGGAAAGGACAGATTCCGGCGCAGCAGTGACGGAGAGCCTGTGGTGTTCGAAGTCGACCGCACCGGCGCGGTGAAACGCATCAAAGTGGCGGAGAACTACCTCTACCCGGCAAGATAG
- the lipA gene encoding lipoyl synthase — MGRVGQQRRRPGWLKVRLPSGEGFCAVRALVAKHRLHTVCQSARCPNIGECWAQRTATFMIMGNVCTRACGFCAVDHGAPLPLDGDEPRRVAEAVALLALDYTVITSVTRDDLPDGGASHFAATIRAVRARRPDCKVEVLVPDFAGSQEALAEVLAAAPHVLNHNVETVPRLYPLVRPQADYRRSLGLLAQAAQAGVVTKSGLMVGLGESSEEVLATMADLRGAGCSILTTGQYLQPSAQHLPVDRFVPPQEFEQLRAAGLAMGFAHVEAGPLVRSSYHAARQAGVLS, encoded by the coding sequence ATGGGTCGTGTTGGACAACAGAGAAGGCGCCCCGGGTGGCTGAAGGTGAGGCTTCCCAGCGGGGAAGGGTTCTGCGCCGTGCGCGCCTTGGTGGCAAAGCACCGGTTGCACACCGTCTGCCAGAGCGCCCGCTGCCCGAACATCGGCGAGTGTTGGGCGCAGCGCACGGCCACTTTCATGATCATGGGGAACGTATGCACCCGCGCTTGTGGCTTCTGCGCCGTAGACCATGGTGCACCGCTCCCCCTGGATGGCGACGAGCCGCGCCGCGTGGCAGAGGCGGTGGCACTTCTTGCCCTCGACTATACGGTCATCACCTCGGTGACCCGCGACGACCTGCCAGATGGCGGAGCGAGCCATTTCGCCGCCACCATCAGGGCGGTGCGCGCGCGGCGACCCGACTGCAAGGTGGAGGTGCTGGTTCCCGATTTCGCCGGTTCGCAGGAGGCCCTCGCCGAGGTGCTGGCCGCGGCGCCGCACGTGTTGAACCACAACGTCGAGACGGTGCCCCGGCTTTATCCCTTGGTTCGTCCACAGGCGGATTACCGACGTTCCCTCGGCCTGCTGGCCCAGGCCGCCCAGGCAGGCGTCGTGACCAAGTCCGGCCTGATGGTGGGACTGGGCGAGAGCAGCGAGGAGGTGCTGGCAACCATGGCTGACCTCCGTGGCGCGGGGTGCAGCATTTTGACGACCGGCCAGTATTTGCAGCCGAGCGCCCAACATCTGCCGGTGGACCGCTTTGTCCCACCACAGGAATTCGAGCAACTGCGCGCCGCAGGACTGGCCATGGGCTTTGCTCACGTGGAAGCGGGCCCATTGGTGCGCAGTTCGTACCATGCCGCCCGACAGGCAGGGGTGCTGTCATGA
- a CDS encoding carboxypeptidase-like regulatory domain-containing protein: MTLAGQGAVPEGKCTVYGRVVDAQSGKPLMLVNVFLANTMIGTTTDREGFYRISTVPIGSHELVVSMMGYKVQTVPLRFAAPSTMELNFRLEPRVLQLPAVEVEAPRAKDWERNLSIFTREFLGQTANAQRCRIINPEYLDFAQDKESGVLTATASEALEIVNEALGYRITTVLLRFTFGHGRCEYVVKPIFEELAARSQQERKEWTKRRLEAYRGSFRHFYQALVGLRLSEEGFAAGAVRSPSERAYFVYLGKEALQKLFSPGDFPGETKLHFGKYLQVVYYKESDEFSFAPAQTSCLEALTDTVIVYEPGYTGEEGVLVRYGRWARDRMAEALPFDYLPEEK, translated from the coding sequence ATGACACTTGCGGGACAGGGAGCGGTGCCGGAGGGGAAGTGTACCGTGTATGGCCGGGTGGTTGATGCCCAGTCTGGCAAGCCGCTGATGCTCGTCAATGTCTTCTTGGCCAACACCATGATTGGCACCACCACCGACCGCGAGGGCTTTTACCGAATTAGCACTGTCCCCATAGGCAGCCACGAGCTGGTGGTGTCAATGATGGGGTACAAGGTGCAGACGGTGCCGCTGCGGTTTGCCGCGCCGAGCACAATGGAGCTGAACTTTCGCCTCGAGCCACGGGTGCTGCAATTGCCTGCGGTGGAAGTGGAGGCGCCGCGCGCCAAGGACTGGGAGCGGAACCTCAGCATCTTCACCCGCGAGTTCCTTGGCCAGACGGCCAATGCGCAGCGCTGCCGCATCATCAACCCAGAGTACCTCGACTTTGCGCAGGACAAGGAGTCTGGCGTGCTGACGGCCACAGCGAGCGAGGCCTTGGAGATTGTGAACGAAGCGCTCGGCTATCGGATAACGACGGTGCTGCTGCGCTTCACCTTCGGCCACGGCAGGTGTGAGTACGTGGTCAAGCCGATCTTTGAAGAGCTGGCGGCGCGCAGCCAGCAAGAGCGCAAGGAGTGGACAAAGAGGCGACTGGAGGCCTACCGCGGCTCTTTTCGGCATTTCTACCAGGCCCTGGTCGGGCTGCGGCTCAGTGAGGAGGGCTTTGCCGCCGGAGCGGTGCGCTCGCCGTCTGAGAGGGCGTACTTTGTCTACCTCGGCAAAGAGGCCCTGCAGAAGCTCTTCTCGCCCGGCGACTTCCCTGGGGAGACCAAGCTGCACTTTGGCAAGTACCTTCAGGTCGTCTATTACAAAGAATCGGATGAGTTCTCCTTTGCTCCGGCGCAAACCTCCTGTCTGGAGGCTCTCACCGATACGGTGATCGTCTACGAGCCTGGCTACACAGGTGAGGAGGGGGTGTTGGTGCGCTATGGGCGCTGGGCGCGAGATCGCATGGCCGAAGCGCTGCCTTTCGACTACCTGCCGGAGGAGAAGTGA
- a CDS encoding ATP-binding protein, whose translation MAVTTTKLDAKSPDLSWLISTYFSDPSRRLSLRKGERLMVQGGYNDRLYLVLKGVLVGCARAPGGGQYELFRATRNKFVGVYSYFSRTFVSSATVIVERDAEVAYIDQHQPVKDPSRGSSLFEQFMPVVVMDLKYRQQRELQIAREKERALRRLIHTERLASLGQMAAGIAHELNNAVAVLERNTEWLRENLIRALRDQSPEQLEYFRLGLEKGRWQSTREVRQQAEILEQAYGLSPETAHKLAETGLSAEQLARFGRHLQAVGDVVHYYWQLGATFRDMAVAAQHAAHVVKSVKYLATQETAIEPELEVNKSIGEALILLSSPLRKVDLKLNLGEVPPIAASKGELVQVWSNLIRNAVESLATDSSKKGEVVITSRATDEVIQVSVQDNGPGIPKRVLPKIFQPNYTTKEQGLDFGLGLGLTIVERIVTNYGGRVSVQSRPGRTVFTVTLPIRGGYGEAKGAMR comes from the coding sequence ATGGCAGTTACCACGACCAAGTTGGACGCGAAAAGCCCCGATCTATCGTGGCTGATCAGCACCTACTTTTCTGATCCTTCGAGGCGGCTTAGCCTCCGCAAGGGCGAAAGGCTCATGGTGCAGGGGGGATACAACGATCGCCTCTACCTGGTCCTCAAGGGCGTGCTGGTCGGCTGTGCGCGGGCCCCTGGTGGGGGCCAGTACGAACTCTTCCGGGCGACGCGCAACAAGTTCGTGGGGGTGTACAGCTACTTTTCGCGCACCTTCGTCAGCTCGGCCACGGTGATCGTGGAGCGCGATGCCGAGGTGGCCTACATCGACCAGCATCAGCCGGTAAAGGATCCGTCCAGGGGAAGCTCTCTGTTTGAGCAGTTCATGCCGGTGGTGGTCATGGACCTGAAGTACCGGCAGCAAAGGGAACTGCAGATTGCCCGGGAAAAGGAACGGGCCCTGCGCCGCCTGATTCACACTGAGCGTCTTGCTTCCCTTGGGCAGATGGCGGCTGGCATCGCCCACGAGCTGAACAACGCAGTGGCCGTGTTGGAGCGGAACACCGAATGGCTGCGGGAGAACTTGATTCGGGCCCTGCGCGACCAGTCGCCCGAGCAGCTCGAGTACTTTCGTCTGGGGCTGGAAAAGGGCCGCTGGCAGTCCACGCGCGAGGTGCGGCAGCAGGCGGAGATATTGGAGCAGGCCTACGGCCTGAGCCCCGAGACCGCCCACAAGCTCGCTGAAACGGGGCTGTCCGCCGAGCAACTGGCTCGCTTCGGGAGACACCTCCAGGCAGTGGGCGACGTGGTGCATTACTACTGGCAGCTTGGCGCCACCTTCCGGGACATGGCGGTGGCCGCCCAACATGCGGCACACGTGGTCAAGTCCGTGAAGTACTTAGCCACGCAAGAGACCGCCATCGAGCCGGAGTTGGAGGTGAACAAGTCGATTGGCGAGGCGCTCATCCTGCTCAGCAGCCCTCTGCGCAAGGTGGACCTGAAACTCAACTTGGGTGAAGTGCCGCCCATCGCCGCCAGCAAGGGCGAATTGGTGCAGGTGTGGAGCAACCTCATCCGCAACGCCGTGGAAAGCCTTGCCACCGATAGCAGCAAAAAGGGCGAGGTGGTCATTACCAGCCGGGCCACCGACGAGGTGATTCAGGTCTCCGTCCAGGACAATGGCCCGGGCATCCCCAAGCGCGTGCTGCCAAAGATCTTTCAGCCCAACTACACGACAAAGGAACAGGGCTTGGATTTCGGTTTGGGATTGGGGCTGACCATCGTGGAACGCATCGTCACCAACTATGGCGGTCGCGTGAGCGTGCAATCGCGCCCTGGCAGGACCGTGTTCACCGTGACGTTACCGATCAGAGGAGGCTATGGAGAAGCTAAAGGTGCTATGCGTTGA
- a CDS encoding endonuclease/exonuclease/phosphatase family protein: MLLRSLQDRGLKVHRALAIAVMLACSGCGLLGLGRRLAGLELNLMTFNIRYGTAEDGPNSWSHRRELVFQVLEKNDADVVGLQEALHFQLQEICQALPRYGYVGVGRDDGAEAGEYAALLYRKDRFAVEESGAFWFSDTPEVPGSTSWGNELPRICTWARLRHPGKGVAFYVFNLHLDHVSQRSRERSVQLLAERIGTRSSTAPVFVMGDLNAGPRNPVVAFLKGSAKLALGDGKVANNPLPLVDTYSAIHADTSAIGTFHGFTGDRSGAKIDYIFAAPSVKVRGAHIDYTNAGGRYPSDHFPVTARVVVPAAGMR, translated from the coding sequence ATGCTACTTCGTTCTCTTCAGGATCGTGGGCTGAAGGTGCACAGAGCCCTGGCCATCGCCGTCATGCTCGCTTGTTCTGGGTGTGGGCTGTTGGGTCTTGGGCGACGCCTGGCTGGGCTGGAGCTGAACTTGATGACGTTCAACATCCGCTACGGCACTGCAGAGGATGGGCCAAACAGCTGGTCGCACCGGCGCGAGCTGGTGTTCCAAGTGCTGGAGAAGAATGACGCCGATGTGGTTGGGCTGCAAGAGGCCTTGCATTTCCAACTCCAAGAGATCTGCCAGGCTCTGCCGCGCTACGGCTATGTGGGCGTGGGGCGCGACGACGGGGCGGAGGCGGGCGAATACGCAGCCCTCCTTTACAGAAAGGACCGCTTCGCTGTCGAAGAGAGCGGAGCCTTTTGGTTCTCCGATACCCCGGAGGTGCCTGGCTCCACGAGCTGGGGCAACGAGCTTCCGCGCATCTGCACCTGGGCGCGCCTGCGCCACCCGGGGAAAGGTGTGGCCTTCTACGTCTTCAACCTCCACCTCGATCATGTCTCGCAGAGGTCTCGCGAGCGCAGTGTACAGCTTCTCGCAGAGAGAATCGGCACGCGTAGCTCAACCGCACCGGTGTTCGTGATGGGCGACCTCAATGCTGGCCCGCGCAATCCGGTAGTCGCCTTCCTGAAGGGCAGCGCGAAACTTGCCCTTGGTGATGGGAAGGTAGCCAACAACCCGCTGCCGTTGGTCGATACCTACTCTGCTATCCACGCAGACACTTCGGCCATTGGCACCTTCCACGGCTTCACGGGTGACCGCAGCGGTGCCAAGATCGACTACATCTTTGCTGCTCCGAGCGTCAAGGTCAGAGGCGCGCATATCGATTACACCAATGCCGGTGGCCGCTACCCCTCGGACCATTTTCCCGTGACGGCGCGTGTGGTGGTCCCTGCCGCAGGCATGCGATGA
- a CDS encoding class I SAM-dependent methyltransferase, producing the protein MAEKHFQEQQAFAKSYLLPYFREHLPGFAGMRVLEVGCAEAGLLDVLHEQGIEAVGLELSPARVAIARRKNPDLHVCVGDITDPRCRQVVGTGFDLVVMRDVIEHIAERAAALHNIRALLNAGGYLFVSFPPKYSAFAGHQQVGRSVLRFVPFVHLLPAPLVGALGRVLHEAEYQVNSIVTNRRLGLSIAHCERLCRATGFRLVRRELFIVRPIYRTRFGLRPLRLANIPVVREVVAMGYEALWRAG; encoded by the coding sequence ATGGCGGAGAAGCACTTTCAAGAGCAACAGGCCTTTGCCAAGTCCTATCTGTTGCCCTACTTTCGGGAGCACCTTCCCGGCTTTGCCGGCATGCGCGTTTTGGAAGTCGGTTGTGCCGAGGCAGGGCTCCTCGATGTGCTCCACGAGCAGGGGATAGAGGCAGTGGGGCTGGAGCTTTCGCCCGCGCGCGTGGCCATTGCCCGGCGCAAGAACCCAGACCTGCACGTGTGCGTGGGCGACATCACCGACCCGCGCTGCCGCCAGGTGGTGGGTACCGGTTTCGACCTGGTGGTGATGCGGGACGTGATCGAACACATCGCCGAGCGAGCCGCGGCGCTGCACAACATCCGCGCGCTGCTCAACGCGGGGGGCTACCTCTTTGTGTCCTTTCCCCCGAAGTACTCCGCTTTTGCCGGCCACCAGCAAGTGGGTCGCTCTGTGCTCCGTTTTGTCCCCTTTGTTCATTTGCTGCCCGCGCCACTGGTTGGCGCCCTGGGGAGAGTCCTGCATGAGGCAGAGTACCAGGTGAACAGCATCGTGACAAATCGCCGACTGGGCCTGAGCATCGCTCACTGTGAGCGGCTGTGCAGGGCAACCGGTTTCCGGCTGGTGAGGAGAGAACTTTTCATAGTACGCCCAATCTACCGCACCCGCTTTGGCTTGCGGCCCCTCAGGCTGGCCAACATCCCGGTAGTGCGCGAAGTGGTGGCAATGGGGTACGAAGCCTTGTGGCGAGCCGGGTGA